The proteins below are encoded in one region of bacterium:
- a CDS encoding terminase family protein — MARASLSILSCPSDHPSLTHDFRNPILHPRLPSPSFRRALVDPVYFAQSFLQIDPHPGQRLWLANSITPENLLHCGNRWGKSLAQAIKIAHRLLFRIRDPRHDRVGRYVVANVSITLDQARIIFNETVNLLRRLPYCDYLIDDLLVTPFPMLRLTNGAMLWARSTQRRGEYLLGHDFDFISFDEAAFEPAADDVVEEVLMMRVVDRAGQIDYVSTPRGKNWFFRKAQEIAARGGGGYVQRGDSRDNPHLPAAYLERTIARLSPQRRAQNIEGRFVDLGNEVLREEDIQRALALWKGAHADAGQGAAVALPRRRHYVHGWDLARKRTWTVGVTLDITERPFQLVAFERFQHRAWPAVISAIRERHARFGGRVIIDATGLGDVILAELADIGAQGYNFGERGGKAKAELIATLEHAFAAGLIGLPMIEMTTADGDYWSLPNELREFTWDDNQHCDAVFALALALWLARQPRDAGTAPSFRVAGW; from the coding sequence TTGGCACGCGCCTCACTCTCCATCCTCTCTTGCCCGTCCGATCATCCATCACTCACTCATGACTTCCGCAATCCCATTCTGCACCCCCGTCTGCCCTCCCCCTCCTTCCGCCGCGCGCTGGTAGATCCCGTCTACTTCGCGCAATCCTTCCTCCAGATCGACCCTCACCCCGGCCAACGGCTCTGGTTGGCCAACTCCATCACGCCCGAAAACCTGCTCCACTGCGGCAACCGCTGGGGCAAATCGCTGGCCCAGGCGATCAAGATCGCCCACCGTCTGTTGTTCCGGATCCGCGACCCGCGCCATGACCGGGTCGGACGCTACGTCGTCGCCAATGTCTCGATCACCCTCGATCAGGCGCGGATCATCTTCAATGAGACGGTCAATCTCCTGCGACGCCTCCCGTATTGCGACTACCTGATCGACGATCTGTTGGTCACGCCCTTCCCGATGCTGCGTCTGACCAACGGCGCGATGCTCTGGGCGCGTTCGACCCAGCGGCGCGGCGAGTACCTGCTCGGCCACGATTTTGATTTCATCTCCTTCGATGAGGCCGCCTTCGAGCCGGCCGCCGACGATGTCGTTGAGGAAGTGCTGATGATGCGCGTGGTCGACCGCGCCGGGCAGATCGATTATGTCTCGACCCCGCGCGGCAAGAACTGGTTTTTCCGCAAGGCGCAGGAGATCGCCGCGCGCGGCGGCGGGGGCTATGTTCAACGCGGCGACAGCCGCGACAACCCGCACCTGCCCGCCGCCTATCTCGAACGGACCATCGCGCGCTTGTCACCGCAACGCCGCGCCCAGAACATCGAGGGCCGCTTTGTCGACCTCGGCAACGAAGTCCTGCGCGAAGAAGACATCCAACGCGCCCTCGCCCTCTGGAAGGGCGCGCACGCCGACGCGGGGCAGGGGGCTGCAGTCGCCTTGCCCCGCCGGCGGCACTATGTCCACGGCTGGGACCTGGCCCGCAAACGCACCTGGACGGTTGGTGTCACTCTCGACATCACCGAGCGCCCGTTCCAGCTTGTCGCCTTCGAGCGCTTCCAGCATCGTGCCTGGCCGGCGGTCATCAGCGCCATTCGCGAGCGTCATGCCCGTTTCGGCGGCCGGGTAATCATCGACGCCACCGGCCTGGGCGATGTCATCCTCGCCGAGCTGGCCGACATTGGCGCGCAGGGATACAATTTCGGCGAACGCGGGGGAAAGGCGAAGGCGGAGCTGATCGCCACGCTGGAACACGCCTTTGCCGCCGGGCTGATCGGCCTCCCGATGATTGAGATGACCACCGCCGACGGCGACTACTGGTCGCTGCCCAACGAACTGCGCGAATTCACCTGGGATGACAACCAACACTGCGATGCGGTCTTCGCGTTGGCGCTGGCGCTGTGGCTGGCGCGTCAGCCGCGCGACGCGGGCACTGCGCCGTCTTTCCGTGTCGCCGGATGGTGA
- a CDS encoding thioredoxin fold domain-containing protein produces MSPRRAVCLLGMILLLSLAACGGDKSVSSDDPPVYTELQWVGTEVVYRDTPGKKDVSIVFVLADWCGWCRRLKQETLADTTVIRMLGSWYNIVNLNPDLDTMVVCGDSMVTCRQMARDVFDVGGVPTMVFLQRNGTMIGPMVGYRDAAQFAGELERLRDGVW; encoded by the coding sequence ATGAGCCCACGACGCGCTGTGTGTCTGTTGGGAATGATCCTGCTTCTGTCGCTGGCCGCCTGCGGCGGCGACAAGAGCGTGAGCAGTGACGATCCACCGGTCTACACCGAGCTACAGTGGGTGGGGACTGAGGTCGTGTACCGGGACACACCCGGCAAGAAGGATGTTTCAATCGTGTTTGTGCTGGCCGATTGGTGCGGCTGGTGCCGGCGGCTCAAGCAGGAGACACTGGCCGACACCACCGTCATCCGCATGCTCGGATCGTGGTACAACATCGTCAACCTCAATCCCGATCTCGACACGATGGTGGTCTGCGGCGACAGCATGGTGACCTGCCGGCAGATGGCCCGGGATGTTTTTGATGTGGGCGGGGTGCCGACGATGGTGTTCTTGCAGCGCAACGGGACTATGATCGGGCCGATGGTCGGCTATCGCGATGCGGCGCAGTTTGCCGGAGAACTGGAGCGCCTTCGTGATGGAGTTTGGTAG
- a CDS encoding S8 family serine peptidase, whose protein sequence is MALVFNAYSSAPSRQFVRTKKDPVISAWAAATTAAHLRAGRARVWVFFTDKGFYDERGMMAAAQGAVTLPERAAARRAKMGRDRVMFLDMPVRQEYIDRVADLGGTLRRASRWLNAASFDIDPGQLDSLSRLPFVYEIRPVVGFRGGAETPESEETAATGGERMSGIADILNYGRSYRQNLQINALAAHTAGYRGQGVRICMLDTGYRKDHTAFAEAFAEGRVIAEWDFINNDGNTQNEGADPAGQHNHGTYCWSTAGGKLDGTLYGPAFEAEFLLGKTEDISSETPVEEDNWVAAVEWADLNGADVISSSLTYTDWYVTANYNGDYCTITKAADSAAVLGIVVCNAMGNAGPGASTLGAPADADSILACGAVDSNGVIASFSSRGPTADARIKPEVCAQGVATWCATATGTNTFGGVSGTSLSTPMVAGAVGVILSAHPSWTPMQVRDALMATASQAFSPNNTYGWGIVDIMAAINYDGCAEPGAPNAPSTTNATPCPSENYIISWTPESGATAYELYENGNLICAGPLTQQTLSRVSGSFTYTVKATNACGAGPSGPAGGATTVQSAPAAPAAPQTSNAAPCGAVDYTISWNAVALATAYELYENNVLVYDGPNLSYTANHASGTYNYHVLGKNACASGAASPTGGTTAINVCDCHADPQCDGVTNVQDVVLMVTEAFRNGTPLVDASCTHVSRNDVDCDCVVSVSDVVHLVNVAFRGANAALEFCDPCVAPCP, encoded by the coding sequence TTGGCGCTGGTCTTCAACGCGTATTCGAGCGCGCCAAGCCGTCAATTTGTGCGCACAAAGAAGGATCCGGTCATCTCCGCGTGGGCGGCGGCGACCACCGCCGCGCATCTGCGCGCGGGCCGTGCGCGGGTGTGGGTGTTCTTCACCGACAAGGGATTCTACGATGAGCGCGGCATGATGGCGGCGGCGCAGGGCGCGGTGACGTTGCCCGAGCGCGCCGCGGCGCGTCGCGCCAAGATGGGCCGCGACCGGGTGATGTTTCTCGACATGCCGGTGCGCCAGGAGTACATCGACCGTGTCGCCGACCTGGGCGGGACGTTGCGGCGCGCCTCGCGCTGGCTGAACGCGGCCTCGTTCGACATCGATCCGGGGCAACTGGACTCGCTGTCGCGCCTGCCGTTCGTGTATGAAATCCGCCCGGTGGTCGGATTTCGCGGCGGCGCGGAGACGCCGGAGTCGGAGGAGACGGCAGCGACAGGCGGCGAACGCATGTCCGGCATCGCCGACATCCTCAACTACGGACGGTCGTATCGGCAGAACTTACAGATCAACGCGTTGGCGGCGCACACCGCCGGGTACCGCGGGCAGGGTGTCCGCATCTGTATGCTCGACACCGGGTATCGCAAGGATCACACCGCCTTTGCGGAGGCGTTTGCCGAGGGACGGGTGATCGCCGAGTGGGATTTCATCAACAACGATGGCAACACTCAGAACGAGGGCGCCGATCCGGCGGGCCAGCACAATCATGGCACTTACTGCTGGTCGACCGCGGGCGGAAAGCTGGATGGCACGCTCTACGGGCCCGCCTTCGAGGCGGAATTCCTGCTGGGCAAGACGGAGGACATCTCCTCCGAGACGCCGGTGGAAGAGGACAACTGGGTGGCGGCGGTGGAGTGGGCCGATCTCAACGGCGCCGATGTCATTTCTTCGTCGCTGACTTACACCGATTGGTATGTCACGGCCAATTACAACGGCGACTACTGCACGATCACCAAGGCGGCGGATTCGGCGGCGGTGTTGGGGATTGTGGTGTGCAACGCGATGGGCAATGCCGGTCCGGGGGCCTCGACGCTGGGCGCGCCGGCCGATGCCGATTCGATCCTGGCCTGCGGCGCGGTCGACTCCAACGGAGTCATTGCCAGTTTCTCCTCGCGCGGCCCGACGGCAGATGCGCGCATCAAGCCGGAAGTCTGCGCGCAGGGCGTGGCCACCTGGTGCGCCACGGCGACCGGCACGAACACCTTCGGCGGGGTCTCGGGGACATCGTTGTCGACGCCGATGGTGGCGGGCGCGGTGGGTGTGATCCTGTCGGCGCATCCGTCCTGGACGCCGATGCAGGTGCGCGACGCATTGATGGCAACCGCCTCACAGGCCTTCTCCCCCAACAACACCTATGGCTGGGGGATCGTCGACATCATGGCGGCGATCAACTACGACGGCTGCGCCGAGCCGGGGGCGCCGAACGCGCCATCGACAACGAACGCGACGCCATGCCCGAGCGAGAACTACATCATCTCGTGGACGCCCGAATCCGGGGCGACCGCGTATGAACTGTACGAAAACGGGAACCTGATCTGTGCCGGACCGCTGACCCAGCAGACGTTATCACGGGTGTCGGGGAGTTTCACCTACACGGTGAAGGCGACCAATGCCTGCGGCGCCGGACCATCGGGTCCGGCGGGGGGCGCAACGACGGTGCAGTCGGCGCCGGCGGCGCCGGCCGCGCCGCAAACGTCCAACGCCGCGCCCTGCGGGGCGGTCGATTACACGATCAGTTGGAACGCCGTGGCGCTGGCGACCGCCTATGAACTCTACGAGAATAATGTGCTGGTCTATGACGGCCCGAATCTGAGTTACACGGCCAACCACGCGTCCGGGACTTACAATTACCATGTGCTCGGCAAGAATGCGTGCGCGTCCGGCGCCGCCAGCCCGACCGGAGGCACAACCGCGATCAATGTCTGCGATTGCCATGCCGACCCGCAATGCGACGGCGTGACCAACGTGCAGGATGTGGTGCTGATGGTGACGGAGGCCTTCCGCAACGGGACACCGCTTGTGGACGCAAGCTGCACGCACGTCAGCCGCAACGATGTCGACTGCGACTGCGTGGTGTCGGTCTCGGACGTCGTGCACCTGGTGAATGTGGCATTTCGCGGCGCGAACGCCGCATTGGAGTTCTGCGATCCGTGCGTGGCGCCGTGCCCTTAG
- a CDS encoding MogA/MoaB family molybdenum cofactor biosynthesis protein, whose protein sequence is MPRTATVVTVSTGIANGDRQDASGGILREGLAALGLEVADGGVIPDQRLAIQQAIIRLADFDQRALIVLTGGTGPTPDDVTTQAILPLLDRRYHGIENALFDDARGSTPRAPMTRLLVGARRGSVIIALPGSPGACRDALRTLSGFLSHLLTLSAGMVDPH, encoded by the coding sequence ATGCCACGCACCGCGACCGTCGTGACTGTCTCCACCGGCATCGCCAACGGCGATCGTCAGGATGCCTCCGGCGGCATCCTCCGCGAGGGACTGGCCGCGCTCGGGCTTGAGGTCGCTGATGGCGGCGTCATTCCCGATCAACGACTGGCCATTCAACAGGCCATTATCCGCCTGGCGGACTTCGACCAGCGCGCCTTGATCGTTCTCACCGGCGGCACCGGCCCGACCCCCGATGATGTCACCACACAGGCGATCCTGCCGTTGCTGGACCGTCGCTACCATGGGATCGAAAACGCCCTCTTTGACGATGCGCGCGGCTCCACTCCCCGCGCCCCGATGACCCGGCTTCTGGTCGGCGCGCGGCGCGGCAGCGTCATCATCGCGCTGCCCGGCTCGCCCGGCGCCTGCCGCGATGCCCTCAGGACCCTCTCCGGCTTCCTGTCGCATCTTTTGACACTGAGCGCCGGGATGGTGGATCCGCATTAG
- a CDS encoding acetyl-CoA C-acyltransferase → MDPVYIVGATRTPIGRFGGTLAKFSAVELGVAAARAAIARAGVDPRGIAESVIGHARQAGCGPNPARQIAIRAGLPDTIPAATINQACASGLRAIALAHDAIRLGRADMVLAGGTESMSNTPYLLTRARFGYRLGHGELLDGNYQDGFFCPLADQLMGRTAETLAERYAISRDEQDEYALRSQQRAAAARAHWQTEIAPVMVADRKQGMIPFSTDEHVRGETTRDDLRQLAPVFKDHGSVTAGNSSAITDAAAAMLIVSGEAVQQHGLTPQARIVDYTVVGVDPKVMGLGPVPAIRQLLERTRIPLAKIDLIELNEAFAAQVIACDRELHLDMERTNVNGGAIALGHPIGCSGARIVVTLVHEMNRRQSRYGLAALCVSGGMGMAMLLEKP, encoded by the coding sequence ATGGACCCGGTTTACATCGTTGGCGCCACACGCACTCCGATCGGACGCTTTGGCGGAACCCTCGCCAAGTTCAGCGCCGTTGAACTCGGCGTGGCCGCCGCCCGGGCCGCCATTGCGCGTGCCGGCGTCGATCCACGCGGGATCGCCGAGTCCGTGATCGGCCATGCCCGCCAGGCCGGGTGCGGTCCGAACCCCGCGCGACAGATCGCCATCCGCGCCGGACTGCCCGATACCATCCCTGCCGCCACCATCAATCAGGCCTGCGCGTCCGGTTTGCGCGCCATCGCGCTGGCGCATGACGCGATCCGTCTCGGACGCGCCGACATGGTCCTTGCCGGCGGAACCGAGTCGATGTCGAACACACCCTATCTGCTCACCCGCGCGCGCTTCGGCTACCGTCTCGGCCACGGTGAACTCCTCGACGGCAATTACCAGGACGGCTTTTTCTGTCCGCTGGCCGACCAACTCATGGGACGCACCGCCGAGACGCTCGCCGAACGGTATGCGATCTCCCGCGACGAGCAGGACGAGTACGCGCTTCGCTCCCAGCAACGCGCCGCCGCCGCGCGGGCGCATTGGCAGACGGAAATCGCTCCGGTGATGGTGGCCGACCGCAAGCAGGGGATGATCCCGTTTTCGACCGACGAGCATGTGCGCGGCGAGACCACCCGCGATGACCTGCGCCAACTCGCGCCGGTCTTCAAGGACCACGGCAGCGTCACCGCCGGCAACTCCTCGGCGATCACCGATGCCGCCGCCGCCATGCTCATCGTCTCGGGCGAAGCGGTTCAACAGCATGGCCTGACGCCGCAGGCGCGCATTGTCGATTACACCGTCGTCGGCGTCGACCCGAAGGTCATGGGTCTGGGGCCGGTCCCGGCCATCCGGCAATTGCTGGAACGCACACGCATTCCACTGGCGAAAATCGACCTCATCGAACTCAACGAGGCCTTCGCGGCGCAGGTGATCGCCTGCGATCGCGAATTGCATCTGGACATGGAACGCACCAACGTCAACGGCGGCGCGATCGCCCTCGGCCACCCCATCGGCTGTTCCGGCGCCCGCATCGTCGTCACCCTGGTTCACGAGATGAACCGACGCCAATCACGTTATGGCCTGGCCGCCCTCTGCGTCAGCGGCGGCATGGGCATGGCGATGCTACTGGAGAAACCTTGA
- a CDS encoding SDR family NAD(P)-dependent oxidoreductase — translation MARKASERPTALVTGGAKGMGRAITLALAEDGYDIGIVTRKSEAAARSVCAQCEKLGVRAAYWKADLTDVDTTEEIARDFVREYRRWDVLINNIGDYWSGPILSMKTDTLREMFQSNFSAAARLSLLATKIMRMHRQGRIVNIGWVFADRLQGIPDTAAYHAAKTALLSFTSSLAKVAMVDGITINTVSPGMHYTSVDLPKDVRKVIPAGRFSSDEDIVGAIRYFLSPHAAYVTGSNIKVSGGYGV, via the coding sequence ATGGCCCGCAAGGCATCCGAACGTCCGACCGCCCTGGTCACCGGCGGCGCCAAAGGCATGGGACGCGCCATCACGCTGGCGCTGGCCGAAGACGGCTACGATATCGGCATCGTCACGCGCAAAAGCGAAGCCGCCGCCCGATCCGTCTGCGCCCAATGCGAAAAACTGGGCGTGCGCGCCGCCTACTGGAAGGCCGATCTGACAGATGTCGATACCACCGAGGAGATAGCCCGCGACTTTGTCCGCGAATACCGCCGCTGGGATGTCCTGATCAACAACATCGGCGACTACTGGAGCGGCCCGATCCTGTCGATGAAGACCGACACGCTGCGCGAGATGTTTCAGTCGAACTTCTCCGCCGCGGCGCGCCTCTCGCTTTTGGCCACCAAGATCATGCGGATGCACCGCCAGGGACGCATCGTCAACATCGGCTGGGTCTTCGCCGACCGGCTGCAGGGCATCCCCGACACCGCCGCCTACCATGCCGCCAAGACCGCGCTTCTGTCGTTCACCTCGTCGCTGGCCAAAGTGGCGATGGTCGATGGCATCACCATCAACACCGTCTCGCCGGGGATGCACTACACCTCGGTCGATCTGCCCAAGGATGTGCGCAAGGTGATCCCGGCCGGACGGTTCAGCAGCGACGAGGACATCGTCGGCGCTATCCGCTATTTCCTGTCGCCGCATGCCGCCTATGTGACCGGCAGCAACATCAAGGTCTCCGGCGGGTACGGGGTCTGA
- a CDS encoding enoyl-CoA hydratase-related protein produces the protein MLSGRIHLETAGGIATVVIDNPDKRNALTAAMRGELLAALQRADRDPAVRVICLTGRGNAFCAGGDINVLRELKAANDEEGFVRLLDDGKAIVGLMRNSPKPTIAIVNGPALGGGFFIALSCDLRLCGASASFGAPLVRLGLGPDWGGTYLLPRLVGSARALEMLFTGEPVGAEEALRMGLANQVWPDDQLTAAAGAFVRKLAAYPAALLARHKQAIHATWDQTFDQTADLERRLQLLNFRSADFAEGIAAFLDKRPPQFS, from the coding sequence ATGTTATCCGGTCGCATCCATCTTGAGACTGCCGGCGGGATCGCCACCGTCGTGATCGACAATCCCGACAAGCGCAACGCGCTGACCGCGGCGATGCGCGGCGAATTGTTGGCGGCGCTCCAGCGCGCCGACCGCGACCCGGCCGTCCGCGTCATCTGCCTGACCGGACGCGGCAACGCCTTCTGCGCCGGCGGCGACATCAACGTCCTGCGCGAGCTGAAGGCGGCCAACGACGAGGAGGGGTTTGTCCGTCTGCTCGATGACGGCAAGGCGATCGTCGGGTTGATGCGCAACTCGCCGAAGCCGACCATCGCGATCGTCAACGGCCCCGCGCTTGGCGGCGGATTCTTCATCGCGCTCTCCTGCGATCTGCGCCTCTGCGGCGCAAGCGCCAGTTTCGGCGCCCCGCTGGTCCGTCTCGGCCTCGGCCCCGACTGGGGCGGCACCTACCTGCTGCCCCGCCTCGTCGGCAGCGCCAGGGCGTTGGAGATGCTTTTTACCGGCGAACCGGTCGGCGCCGAGGAGGCGTTGCGCATGGGGCTGGCCAACCAGGTCTGGCCCGATGACCAACTGACAGCAGCGGCCGGGGCGTTCGTGCGCAAGCTGGCCGCCTACCCGGCCGCATTGCTGGCCCGCCACAAACAGGCCATTCACGCCACCTGGGACCAGACGTTCGACCAGACCGCCGACCTGGAACGCCGCCTCCAGTTGCTCAACTTCCGCTCGGCCGACTTTGCCGAGGGCATCGCCGCCTTCCTCGACAAACGCCCACCGCAATTCTCCTGA
- the cmk gene encoding (d)CMP kinase, protein MRSARGPVITIDGPAGSGKSTTARLLAARLGFSYLDTGAMYRAAALLGDRLGTHLGDEGQVQALLDRLHLAFAPPHPGDDRPRVLLDGHDITDAIRDPKIDKMVSPVAAHPLIRRHMAALQRRFAQDGNVVLEGRDTGTVVCPDADVKIYLDANLEERARRRITQRAEAASEDRLDREEAELDRRDRADRERAVGPLRIPDDAIVIDTSNLTIADQVERAYRICKDRLRLS, encoded by the coding sequence ATGCGCTCAGCCCGCGGACCCGTCATCACCATCGATGGCCCCGCCGGCTCCGGCAAGTCCACCACCGCCCGCCTGCTCGCCGCGCGTCTGGGATTTTCGTATCTCGACACCGGCGCGATGTACCGCGCCGCCGCGTTGCTGGGCGACCGCCTCGGCACCCATCTGGGCGACGAGGGACAGGTGCAGGCGTTGCTCGACCGTCTTCATCTCGCCTTCGCCCCGCCTCACCCCGGCGATGACCGTCCGCGGGTTCTACTGGACGGGCATGACATCACCGACGCGATCCGCGATCCGAAGATCGATAAAATGGTCTCGCCGGTGGCGGCGCACCCGCTGATCCGCCGCCACATGGCGGCGCTGCAGCGCCGCTTCGCGCAGGACGGGAACGTGGTGCTGGAAGGACGCGACACCGGGACGGTGGTCTGCCCTGATGCCGATGTGAAAATCTATCTGGATGCCAATCTCGAGGAACGCGCCCGCCGCCGTATCACTCAGCGCGCCGAAGCCGCCTCCGAGGACAGACTCGACAGGGAAGAGGCGGAACTCGACCGTCGCGACCGCGCCGATCGCGAACGCGCCGTCGGACCGCTGCGCATCCCCGATGACGCCATCGTCATCGACACCTCCAACCTGACCATTGCCGACCAGGTCGAGCGGGCCTACCGCATATGCAAAGACCGTCTCCGTCTGTCCTGA
- a CDS encoding lysophospholipid acyltransferase family protein, with protein MRPIYRTILAVARIVYHLLWWPRFSGRENLPSGPFLLCANHRSWFDPPLLALLVSREVGFLAKAELFKNPLFGRLIWTINARPIRRGVVDRAAIDHVIGLLKDNRPVVAFPEGTRSRDGQMQPPKPGIGMMARLAAVPVVPVYISGSHKLARRLFHWGRLRVRIGDPIPVSEVLSFADDKDGYRRLSRRIMERICALSDDPEHDRATALAAES; from the coding sequence ATGCGCCCCATCTACCGGACCATACTCGCCGTTGCCCGAATCGTCTACCATCTGCTCTGGTGGCCGCGGTTCTCCGGCCGTGAGAACCTGCCGAGCGGGCCGTTTCTGCTTTGCGCCAATCATCGCTCCTGGTTCGATCCGCCGCTGCTGGCGCTCCTGGTCTCCCGCGAAGTCGGTTTCCTCGCCAAGGCGGAACTGTTCAAGAATCCTCTCTTCGGCAGACTCATCTGGACCATCAACGCCCGCCCGATTCGCCGCGGCGTGGTCGACCGCGCCGCCATCGACCATGTGATCGGCCTGCTGAAGGACAATCGACCGGTGGTCGCCTTCCCCGAGGGCACCCGCTCGCGCGACGGGCAGATGCAGCCACCCAAACCCGGCATCGGCATGATGGCCCGTCTGGCGGCGGTGCCGGTCGTGCCGGTCTATATCTCCGGCTCCCACAAGCTCGCGCGCCGCCTCTTCCATTGGGGACGTCTGCGCGTCCGTATTGGCGATCCGATTCCGGTCTCGGAAGTCCTCTCGTTTGCCGACGACAAGGACGGATATCGTCGACTATCCCGCCGGATCATGGAGCGTATCTGCGCCCTGTCCGATGATCCCGAACACGACCGCGCCACCGCACTGGCCGCGGAATCCTGA